The genomic stretch CCGGCTCGGACGGTTCTCAATCTAACGAAGGTTCAACATCTTCTGGCACCGCTGTTTCGACTGCTACCAAACCACCCTCAGCAGTGAAGATCACCCCCTCCGGTGGGCATCCTCCACGGCCGCGCAAAAAAGGTAAGCGCCGTTAATACCTGCGCCTAGTCATTTGACCCCGCCATGTTTTGGCGAATGTGTTGGCTCGACGTGTTGGAGCTGGCTAATTCGATCTGGTCTACAAGCTGTATCCTGAGATGAGTACTACTGCGTCGAGGTAGTCGCACTCAAAGTGGGAGCCGCTTGTCGTGCCAACCGTCAACCGAGTTTTGCCATGGAGAAGAGAACTGGCAGCAGCCTCAGTTGAGGTTCGACCGTTGGTGCATGGCTTTCGGGGTCGAGATGCGCGGAACCAAATAGCTGTAGTCACCAAGGCCTTCGAGCTTGGTCGCGATGCCCACGAAGGGCAGATGCGCATGTCGGGCGAACCGTACATTACCCATCCCTTAGCCGTGGCCCGCATTGTGGCTGAGCTGGGTTTGGATGAGGTTACCATCGCGGCCGCGCTGCTGCACGACGCTGTTGAAGACACCGGCATGGAGCTTCGCGACGTAGAGCGTGAGCTGGGTGCCGATGTGGCCGCCATTGTTGACGGGGTAACCAAGCTTGACCGGTTGAAATTCGACTCCAAAGAGGCTCAACAGGCAGCCACCATGCGCAAAATGTTGGTGGCGATGGCCAAAGACCTGCGGGTCATCATCATCAAGCTTTCGGATCGCCTGCATAATATGCGCACCATTGCGGCCATGCCATCTTGGAAGCAGGCTCGCATAGCGCAAGAAACCCTTGATATCTATGCGCCCTTAGCGCATCGCTTGGGTATGCAAGAAGTGAAACAGCAGTTGGAAGATCTTTCCTTTGCTGCACTACACCCCAAGCGGTATGCCGAAATTGATCAGATGGTCTCGACTAGGGCACCCGAGCGTGAAATATATCTCACTCAGGTTCTAGAACGGGTACAGACTCGTTTGGCCGAGCTGAAAATCAGTGCTGAAGTTAACGGGCGTCCGAAACACTACTGGAGTGTTTATGAAAAAATGGTGGTGCGCTCCCGCGAGTTTGACGACATTTTCGACTTGGTGGGGATTCGGGTAATCGTCGACACCGTTAAAGACTGTTACGCGGCTTTGGGTTCGATTCACGCCACTTGGAAGCCGGTGCAGGGGCGCTTTAAAGATTACATCGCCATGCCTAAGTTCAACCTGTATCAGTCGCTGCATACCACGGTGATTGGGCCACAAGGTAAACCACTAGAGGTGCAGATCCGTACTCGAGAGATGCACGAACGGGCCGAAAATGGTATCGCCGCGCACTGGGCTTACAAAGACTCCACCTCCCGTGACGATGTTCTTTGGCTCAATCGAATCGTTGATTGGCAACAAGAAACCTCCGATCCTTCGGCCTTTATGGCCAATTTGAAAATCGATTTGGAACAGGACGAGGTTTTCGTTTTCACACCCCAAGGCAAAGTCATCACGCTACCGGTGGGTGCAACCCCTATTGACTTCGCATATGCCGTGCACACTGAGGTTGGTCACGCCTGTATTGGGGCCCGAGTCAACGGGCGACTTGTCGCCCTAGAATCGAAGCTTTTGTCGGGTGACACTGTAGAAATTTTCACCTCAAAAGTGAACGGTGCCGGACCCTCGCGCGACTGGCTTAAAATAGCGGTCACACCTAAGGCCACCAATAAGATTCGTCAATGGTTCTCGCGTGAACGGCGAGATGATGCCATTGAAAATGGTGCTGATGAGCTCGAACGCGAAATGCGCCGTTTGGGTCTACCGGTTCAGAAGCTCTCCAAGTCTCGTATCTATAAAGAAGTTGCCGAAGCCCTTAATTACACCGATGTTGATGCACTCTTAGCGGCGGTTGGTGAAAACCACGTTTCGGCACGTTCGGTAGCTACGCGAATTCAAAAAGAACTCCAAGGTGGCGGTAGCGAGGTTGAAGAGCGACTGCCACAAAGCACCCGCGCGTTACAACAGCGGCCATCGTCCACGTCTTCTTCCTCGTCTTCTGGCGTGCATGTTGAGGGCTTAGATGATGTGATGGTGCGTTTGGCGAGATGCTGCACTCCGGTACCAGGCGATGAAATCATGGGTTTTGTAACCCGTGGTAGGGGAGTGTCGGTTCACCGTTCTGATTGTGCCAATGCGGTTTCGTTAACGATGGATCAAAGCGATCGTCTGATTGACGTTGATTGGGATAGTTCCCCCTCAGGAACCTTTGTGGCGTCGATGGAAGTGAAGGCCCTCGATAGATCGCGGTTACTCCGTGATGTCTCGGCGGTGCTGGGCGATCATCACGTGAACATTATTGCTTGTGTAACCACCACCGGTTCTGACCGGGTTTCCAAAATGCGGTTTGATTTTGAGTTAGGTGACCCCTCACATCTCGATTCCCTAATTAGCATCGTGAAGGGAATTGACTCGGTATATGACGCTTATCGGGTGGTGGCAGGCGCCGTCATCTAGGCGGTTTGTGGCCTGGTAAATGGCTAAACCGTTAGCTCGGCCCGGTAATCTCGGGCCATGGCTTCAAGTTCCTTTAGCGCTCCTGTGGGCACGCGTGATGTAATGCCGCCCGAGTCGGCTCAGTGGGTAGAGCTGGTGGCCCGTTTCGCCCAACATGTTGCCAATGCGGGTTTCGGTTTGGTGCAAAGCCCCATGTTTGAAGACCTCGGAGTGTTTTTACGGGTTGGTGAAGGTACCGACATTGTCACCAAAGAAATGTACGATTTTATCGATAAAGGTGGCCGCCATTTAGCGTTGCGTCCGGAAGGGACAGCTTCCATTGTGCGTGCCTACCTCCAACATCGACCTCAGCGAAATCCCTGGAAGGCTTGGTATGTAGCACCTAACTTTCGCTACGAACGGCCCCAAGCCGGTCGTTACCGCCAGCACCATCAGCTAGGCGTCGAGGTGCTCGGCTCACCCGATGCTGATCTGGACGTGGAAGTAATCACCTTGCAGGCCGACTTTTATGCTCAGCTGGGCTTGCGGCAACTTCGCCTGTTGTTGAACTCAATGGGCACACCGGAAGACCGTTCAAATTACACCACACTGTTGGGAACCTGGCTGCAAGATCACAGCGATCAACTGCACCCCCAAGATCTTGAAACTGCCCGTACTAATCCAATGCGAGTGCTTGATTCCAAGCGGGCTGAAACAGTAGCCGCTCTGTCAGAAGCTCCCTCGGTGCTCGAGTCGCTATCTGAGTATGCACTTGAGCATTTTGAGCGGGTACAACAAGGATTGCGCGCCGCGGAAGTAGATTTTGATGTTGAACCCCGCCTGGTTCGCGGGCTCGACTACTACACCCACAGCACCTTTGAA from Acidimicrobiia bacterium encodes the following:
- a CDS encoding bifunctional (p)ppGpp synthetase/guanosine-3',5'-bis(diphosphate) 3'-pyrophosphohydrolase; the protein is MPTVNRVLPWRRELAAASVEVRPLVHGFRGRDARNQIAVVTKAFELGRDAHEGQMRMSGEPYITHPLAVARIVAELGLDEVTIAAALLHDAVEDTGMELRDVERELGADVAAIVDGVTKLDRLKFDSKEAQQAATMRKMLVAMAKDLRVIIIKLSDRLHNMRTIAAMPSWKQARIAQETLDIYAPLAHRLGMQEVKQQLEDLSFAALHPKRYAEIDQMVSTRAPEREIYLTQVLERVQTRLAELKISAEVNGRPKHYWSVYEKMVVRSREFDDIFDLVGIRVIVDTVKDCYAALGSIHATWKPVQGRFKDYIAMPKFNLYQSLHTTVIGPQGKPLEVQIRTREMHERAENGIAAHWAYKDSTSRDDVLWLNRIVDWQQETSDPSAFMANLKIDLEQDEVFVFTPQGKVITLPVGATPIDFAYAVHTEVGHACIGARVNGRLVALESKLLSGDTVEIFTSKVNGAGPSRDWLKIAVTPKATNKIRQWFSRERRDDAIENGADELEREMRRLGLPVQKLSKSRIYKEVAEALNYTDVDALLAAVGENHVSARSVATRIQKELQGGGSEVEERLPQSTRALQQRPSSTSSSSSSGVHVEGLDDVMVRLARCCTPVPGDEIMGFVTRGRGVSVHRSDCANAVSLTMDQSDRLIDVDWDSSPSGTFVASMEVKALDRSRLLRDVSAVLGDHHVNIIACVTTTGSDRVSKMRFDFELGDPSHLDSLISIVKGIDSVYDAYRVVAGAVI
- the hisS gene encoding histidine--tRNA ligase is translated as MASSSFSAPVGTRDVMPPESAQWVELVARFAQHVANAGFGLVQSPMFEDLGVFLRVGEGTDIVTKEMYDFIDKGGRHLALRPEGTASIVRAYLQHRPQRNPWKAWYVAPNFRYERPQAGRYRQHHQLGVEVLGSPDADLDVEVITLQADFYAQLGLRQLRLLLNSMGTPEDRSNYTTLLGTWLQDHSDQLHPQDLETARTNPMRVLDSKRAETVAALSEAPSVLESLSEYALEHFERVQQGLRAAEVDFDVEPRLVRGLDYYTHSTFEFQALALEGAQNAIGGGGRYDGLASALGGPETPGVGFGSGIERILLALQAEEALRPAEQVPLAFVVDTTGGTHARDLVTQARRAGLFLDRAYDRRSMKSQMKAADRSGAALALIIGEEEAAADNVTVRDLRGPASQMSLERSDLIEYLRKQP